The Halioglobus maricola genome segment TAGCAGAGACGCCAGAACGGTGATTTTTACCACTTTGATGGCTCAGGTGGCACTGAGGGCAGGGCCAAAATGTAACCACTTTCCACCCAAACCGGGCGCATTATACCGACTGGTTATATAAAGACCAACGACTTACGCATACGGAAGGAAAATGGACCCCGCAGGGCCCCACTATCAGGCGTCAGCGCAGCTCACACAGCGCGTTGCCTCGGGGATTGCCTTTAGGCGACCCTCCCCGATGTCGCTACCACAAGACTCACACAGGCCGTAGGTGCCATCAGCGAGCTTATCCAGAGCAACCTGGATATCGTGCAGGGACAGGCGCGTTTCATTGCCGATGGCGTCGACCACCTCGTCGTTCTCTCGCTCCTGGGCCTGTTCCGCCGAATCGCCAGAGTGCTCCTGGGTGACATCTGCCTTGATACTGGCCAGACGCTTCTGCATCGCAGCCAGACGCTGCTCCAGTTCCGTCTTAAGTGCTTCGTAGGCCATGCTCAAGCTGCCGTAAGCATCCGGTAGAGCTCGTCCTTCAGGTGCAGGCGGCGTACCTTCGCTTCCTCTTCGGTGCGCGTCGCGACCGGCGTCACCTCGTCTTCCATCTTCTCGATGTTGGTCGTGAGCTCATGGTATTCATCAAACAAACGGCGAAAATGCGCATCGTTCATCTTTAATTCGTGAATACGATCGTGAAGATCGGGGAATTCGTGGTGTAAATCGTGGTGCTCTACGGACATACATGCTCCTCAAAAAAAGCGAATGGGGTTTACTGACTAGCCTACCGTCTTACGGGCACACAGCCATGATCCAGATCAGTATAGACAACGCACTGACCAGGCAGCCCCTTGACGGCGATAGCTGCAGCCAACACCATGGCTGGGCATTCATCACAGGAGAAGGACGTTGAACCGACAGGAAGGCACGCACTCTGTATTCATGGGCTACCTGCTGTGGATCTTCGGATTTATCGGCGCCCACCGCTTCTATTACGGCAAGCAGATCTCAGGCGCAATCTGGTTCTTCACCCTGGGCCTGTTCTTTATTGGCTGGATTATCGACCTGCTACTGATTCCCGGAATGTCGCGGGAAGCCGACCGCCGCTTCGTGCCCGGCCCGGTCGACTACGACCTCAGCTGGATTCTGCTCACCTTCCTTGGCTGGCTGGGCATACACCGCATGTATATGGGCAAGTGGTTCACCGGCATCCTCTATATGTTTACTGCCGGTTTGCTAGGCCTGGGCATTCTGTGGGACTTCCTGACCCTTAACGAACAGCTCTCGGACGTCAACGAAGACTACTGACCAGCCAAGGCGCCGCCCCCCCCCGACTCAGTGCAGCGACTTGTCCTTGCGGTGCTCGTGAAACACAAACTCGAAGACCTCGCGGTAGTTGCGTGCGAAGTGCACGTTAATACCCTCCCGCAGGAAATCTGGCAGCTCCTCGAAGTCGCGCCGGTTCGCATGTGGCAGGATTAACTCCATGATCTTGCTGCGCCGGGCGGCAATCACTTTTTCGCGGATCCCTCCCACCGGCAGCACCTGCCCCGTCAAAGTCAGCTCCCCGGTCATCGCCAGCGGCCGCTTGATGCGCTCCTTGCGCGCCAGAGACACCAGGGCTGTGGCCATGGTGATACCGGCGCTGGGCCCATCCTTCGGGGTTGCCCCTTCCGGCACGTGCAGGTGAACCATCGACATATCAAAGAAGTCACGGTCGCAACCGTAATCCTTGAGATGGGCGATGACATAGCTATAGGCGATCTCGGCCGATTCACGCATCACCTCACCGAGGCGCCCGGTCAGCTTGAACCCCCGATTCAGGGTATGAATCTGCGATGACTCGATCGGCAGTGTCGCGCCCCCCATGGCTGTCCAGGCGAGGCCAGTGGCCACGCCCAGGCCTCGCACGGGCTTATCCGGCACGAAAGGCGGCTTGCCGAGCAGGTCGTCGATGTCTTTTTTACCGACTCGCAGCTTCGTCTCGTCGCCATCGAGCATCCGCACTATGGATTTACGCATAATGCGGGCCAGCTGCTTCTCAAGGCTACGCACCCCCGCCTCACGGCAGTAGGAATCGATCACATACTTGAGACCGGCGTCGTTGATTTTGAGCTGATCCGACTCCAGGCCGTGGCGCTTGAGCTGCTTTGGCCAGAGGTGGTTGCGGGCAATCGCCAGCTTCTCTTCGGCCACATAGCCCGAGAGCCGGGTCACCTCCATGCGGTCGAGCAGCGGCCCTGGAATGGTATCCAGCTGATTGGCCGTGCAGACAAACAGCACTTTGGAGAGATCCACGCGGAGGTCGAGATAGTGGTCGAGAAATTCACTGTTCTGCTCCGGGTCCAGAACCTCCAGCAGCGCTGAGGCCGGGTCCCCCTGATAGGAGGCACCTATCTTGTCGATTTCGTCGAGCATGATCACCGGATTGGAAACTTCGACCTCTTTCAGCGCCTGGACAAATTTTCCAGGCATCGCGCCGACATAGGTGCGCCGATGGCCCTTGATCTCAGCTTCATCGCGCATCCCGCCGAGGCTGAAGCGATAGAATTCGCGCCCGAGGGCATCTGCCACCGAGCGACCGATGCTGGTTTTACCCACGCCTGGCGGCCCCACCAACAGCAGAATTGAGCCGGAAATCTCACCCTTGAAGGACCCCACGGCCAGAAACTCGAGTATCCGCTCTTTTACATCCTCGAGCCCATCGTGGTGATCTGCGAGTACACCGCGTGCGTGCTTGATATCCAGATTGTCGTCAGAGTGCACACCCCAGGGCACGGAAGTCGCCCAGTCGAGGTAGTTCCGGGTGACGCCATACTCCGGTGAACCTGTCTCCAGTACCGACAGCTTCTGCATCTCATCGTCGATGCGTCGGGCCACGGCCTCCGGCAACTTGAGGCGGGAGATCCTCTCCTCAAACATCTCGGCGTCGGAGGTGCGATCGTCCTTGGAAATACCCAGTTCTTTCTGGATGATCTTCAACTGCTCGCGCAGGAAGAATTCCCGTTGCTGGTCACTGACCTTCTCGTTCACCTGACTGGTAATCTGGCCCTGGAGTTCTGCGACCTCGCGCTCTTTGCGCAGCAGGTTCAGCACTTTTTCCATGCGCGAGCGCAGTGGCAAGGTATCGAGTATTTCCTGCAGGTCCTCGCCCGACGCCGTGGTGAGCGCTGCGGAGAAGTCTGCCAGCAAGCTGGGCTGGGTGGGACTGAAATTAGACAGGTACCGCTTGAGCTCC includes the following:
- a CDS encoding TraR/DksA family transcriptional regulator, producing the protein MAYEALKTELEQRLAAMQKRLASIKADVTQEHSGDSAEQAQERENDEVVDAIGNETRLSLHDIQVALDKLADGTYGLCESCGSDIGEGRLKAIPEATRCVSCADA
- a CDS encoding YdcH family protein gives rise to the protein MSVEHHDLHHEFPDLHDRIHELKMNDAHFRRLFDEYHELTTNIEKMEDEVTPVATRTEEEAKVRRLHLKDELYRMLTAA
- a CDS encoding NINE protein, producing MGYLLWIFGFIGAHRFYYGKQISGAIWFFTLGLFFIGWIIDLLLIPGMSREADRRFVPGPVDYDLSWILLTFLGWLGIHRMYMGKWFTGILYMFTAGLLGLGILWDFLTLNEQLSDVNEDY
- the lon gene encoding endopeptidase La, translating into MNEHEEEAVEAEILEPENAASTPAVADDVLPDTLYLMPVPNRPFFPGQVQPVGINPQDWASTLEAVAKSGTGLIGLSYVPPGENGKIDLRRFPEMGCVVRLHKPPKGVEQPGQFMAQGMRRFRIVRWLSEKPPYMVQVEYPRSQGDKDSDEIKAYAMALIKEIKELLPLNPLYSEELKRYLSNFSPTQPSLLADFSAALTTASGEDLQEILDTLPLRSRMEKVLNLLRKEREVAELQGQITSQVNEKVSDQQREFFLREQLKIIQKELGISKDDRTSDAEMFEERISRLKLPEAVARRIDDEMQKLSVLETGSPEYGVTRNYLDWATSVPWGVHSDDNLDIKHARGVLADHHDGLEDVKERILEFLAVGSFKGEISGSILLLVGPPGVGKTSIGRSVADALGREFYRFSLGGMRDEAEIKGHRRTYVGAMPGKFVQALKEVEVSNPVIMLDEIDKIGASYQGDPASALLEVLDPEQNSEFLDHYLDLRVDLSKVLFVCTANQLDTIPGPLLDRMEVTRLSGYVAEEKLAIARNHLWPKQLKRHGLESDQLKINDAGLKYVIDSYCREAGVRSLEKQLARIMRKSIVRMLDGDETKLRVGKKDIDDLLGKPPFVPDKPVRGLGVATGLAWTAMGGATLPIESSQIHTLNRGFKLTGRLGEVMRESAEIAYSYVIAHLKDYGCDRDFFDMSMVHLHVPEGATPKDGPSAGITMATALVSLARKERIKRPLAMTGELTLTGQVLPVGGIREKVIAARRSKIMELILPHANRRDFEELPDFLREGINVHFARNYREVFEFVFHEHRKDKSLH